The sequence CGACCTGGACCCGCAGCCCGGCACCGACTTCGACGACGCGGTGCCGGCGGCGCTGGAACTGCGGAAGGTGCTGGCGGAAGCCGGGCTGGAGGCGTTCATCAAGACGTCGGGCAACCGCGGCCTGCATGTGTACGCGCCGATCAAGCCGACCCACGAGTTCCTGGATGTGCGGCACGCTGTCATTGCCGCAGCGCGGGAACTGGAGCGCCGGATGCCGGACCAGGTCACCACCGCGTGGTGGAAAGAGGAGCGGGGCCGCAAGGTCTTCGTGGACTTCAACCAGGCCAACCGGGACCGCACCATCGCCGGCGCCTACAGCCCGCGGGCACTCCCCAACGCCTCGGTCTCCTGTCCCGTCACGTGGGAGGAGCTGGAGCACGTCAAGCCCTCGGACTTCACCATCGCCACCGTGCCGGGCCGGCTGAAGGAGGCCGGCAATCCCTGGGCCAAGATGCACAGCAACCCCGGCACCGTTGACGAACTGCTGGGCTGGTGGGAGCTCGACTGTGCCGCCGGCCTGGGCGAGCTGCCCTTCCCGCCGGACTATCCAAAGATGCCGGGCGAACCGCCGCGCGTGCAGCCGAGCCGCGCCAAGAAGAAGGAGTGACATGGCCAGGACTGTCTACTACGTTGCCAGCTCGCTCGACGGATTCATTGCCGACGAGGATGACAAGCTGGAGTGGCTCTTCCAGTTCAACGACGCCGACGGCGTGAAGGAATCCTACGAAGAGTTCATTGCCGGCATCGGCGCCCTGGTCATGGGCTCGGAAACCTACAAATTCCTCCTGGACAACGGGGGAGAGGGCGCCTGGGAATACGGCAGCACGCCCACCTGGGTCTTTACGCATCATGAACTACCGGGCATCCCAGGCGCGGACATCACCTTCGTCCGCGGCGACATC is a genomic window of Arthrobacter sp. Marseille-P9274 containing:
- the ligD gene encoding non-homologous end-joining DNA ligase, whose amino-acid sequence is MASEQTILKVDGPHGEREMRISSPSRVMWPDLGLTKLDLARYIAEVGEAFIAANGDRPVALQRFKENIDGEQFFSKNPPKGAPEFVRSVPVIYPSARSHPQLVLDEPAAAVWAVQMNTIVFHPWPSRTANTDNPDQLRIDLDPQPGTDFDDAVPAALELRKVLAEAGLEAFIKTSGNRGLHVYAPIKPTHEFLDVRHAVIAAARELERRMPDQVTTAWWKEERGRKVFVDFNQANRDRTIAGAYSPRALPNASVSCPVTWEELEHVKPSDFTIATVPGRLKEAGNPWAKMHSNPGTVDELLGWWELDCAAGLGELPFPPDYPKMPGEPPRVQPSRAKKKE
- a CDS encoding dihydrofolate reductase family protein — its product is MARTVYYVASSLDGFIADEDDKLEWLFQFNDADGVKESYEEFIAGIGALVMGSETYKFLLDNGGEGAWEYGSTPTWVFTHHELPGIPGADITFVRGDITVFHPNVVADAGDRDVWVIGGGELAAQYLDASLLDELIVTYVPVVLGRGKRLLPVTTTTAPAALTGSRTLGSGMVEHRYKFAQ